One window of Vibrio sinaloensis genomic DNA carries:
- the sspB gene encoding ClpXP protease specificity-enhancing factor, protein MDIVNMTPRRPYMLRAFYEWLVDNELTPHLVVAAEMPGVRVPLEFVQDGQIILNIAPRAVGNLELGNEAITFNARFSGRPHSVIVPLYAVQAIYARENGAGTMFEPEDAYSEEFQEPELEEVTEESQPLSVATESEQVDPEDPPRPKGRPSLRVIK, encoded by the coding sequence ATGGATATTGTAAATATGACACCACGCCGCCCATATATGCTTCGTGCGTTTTATGAGTGGTTGGTGGATAACGAATTGACTCCGCACCTTGTTGTTGCAGCAGAGATGCCAGGTGTACGTGTTCCGCTTGAGTTTGTTCAAGATGGCCAAATCATCTTGAACATTGCACCAAGAGCAGTCGGCAATTTAGAGCTTGGTAACGAAGCCATTACCTTTAACGCTCGTTTCAGTGGTCGTCCTCACTCGGTGATTGTGCCACTCTACGCAGTTCAAGCTATTTATGCCCGTGAGAATGGTGCAGGAACCATGTTTGAACCAGAAGATGCGTATTCGGAGGAGTTTCAAGAGCCCGAACTTGAGGAAGTGACAGAAGAGTCACAACCGCTTAGCGTGGCGACTGAAAGTGAACAGGTTGACCCTGAAGATCCACCAAGACCGAAAGGTCGCCCAAGTCTTAGGGTAATAAAATAA
- a CDS encoding BON domain-containing protein has protein sequence MKRFKLITTFLVTLTLTGCAGLFVAGAATTASIVIDPRSTQEIWNDNNIEFEVAGIGNKAPFRGNARITASSYNGTVVLMGQANTEQLKREFESQAREIKGAKTIHNQLRVKTPLSMGEISHDSWITTKVKSALLAESELSGVKIKVITEDKEVFLLGYVSEQHADMATDIARNISGVKQVIRAFYQE, from the coding sequence ATGAAACGGTTTAAATTAATCACCACTTTTTTAGTCACACTGACCCTGACCGGTTGTGCCGGATTATTCGTTGCTGGTGCCGCAACTACGGCTAGCATTGTAATTGATCCACGTTCGACCCAAGAGATATGGAACGATAACAACATCGAGTTCGAGGTCGCTGGCATTGGTAACAAGGCGCCGTTTCGTGGCAACGCACGTATAACCGCCAGCTCATACAATGGCACTGTGGTATTGATGGGACAAGCCAACACAGAACAACTAAAACGCGAGTTCGAGAGTCAAGCCCGAGAAATAAAGGGGGCGAAGACTATTCACAACCAACTCCGTGTTAAAACGCCACTCTCAATGGGGGAGATCAGCCACGATAGCTGGATCACCACCAAAGTAAAATCAGCACTGTTGGCTGAATCAGAACTAAGTGGCGTCAAGATCAAAGTGATCACTGAAGACAAAGAAGTGTTTCTACTCGGTTATGTCTCCGAGCAACATGCCGATATGGCCACTGATATCGCACGTAATATTTCAGGTGTGAAACAAGTGATTCGCGCGTTTTACCAAGAGTAA
- a CDS encoding phosphoheptose isomerase, protein MLDSIKDSFTESIQIQIAAAEALPDAITHAAQAMVASLLNGNKILCCGNGGSSSNAQQFVSCLLNRFETERPSLPGMALTADNTTLTAVANDYHYQEIFSKQVRAFGQAGDILLAISTSGNSKNIIKAMEAAVTRDMTIIALTGKDGGEMAGLLGEHDVEIRIPSHRTARIHEVHMVTLHCLCDLIDQVLFPAHEE, encoded by the coding sequence ATGCTAGACAGCATTAAAGATAGTTTCACAGAAAGCATTCAAATTCAGATCGCGGCAGCAGAAGCGTTACCAGACGCGATCACCCATGCCGCGCAAGCTATGGTCGCCAGTTTACTCAATGGCAATAAGATTCTTTGTTGTGGCAATGGCGGCTCTTCTTCTAACGCGCAACAGTTTGTCTCTTGCCTTCTTAACCGCTTTGAAACTGAGCGCCCTAGCCTGCCTGGAATGGCGCTGACCGCAGACAACACCACATTGACGGCGGTTGCCAATGACTACCACTATCAAGAGATTTTTTCCAAGCAAGTCCGAGCTTTTGGTCAGGCAGGAGATATCCTTTTAGCAATATCGACCAGTGGTAACAGCAAGAACATCATCAAAGCAATGGAAGCGGCGGTGACTCGCGACATGACCATTATCGCCTTAACCGGTAAAGATGGGGGTGAGATGGCGGGCTTGCTGGGTGAGCACGACGTCGAAATCCGTATCCCTTCTCACAGAACGGCCAGAATTCACGAAGTGCATATGGTGACGCTGCACTGCTTATGCGACCTTATCGACCAAGTATTATTTCCAGCGCACGAAGAGTAA
- a CDS encoding YraN family protein has translation MPNNPRAQGEHYEAAAEKYLISCGLSPIERNFTVKGGEIDLIMRDGHTIVFVEVRYRRSQSFGHAAETVTRSKINKLIKAANLWLLKQGLSVYSSDFRFDLVAIHQHGDQVEWIKNAITQG, from the coding sequence GTGCCCAATAACCCTCGTGCTCAAGGAGAGCACTATGAAGCCGCAGCAGAAAAGTATCTTATCAGTTGCGGCTTATCGCCAATTGAGCGAAACTTCACGGTCAAAGGTGGAGAGATAGACCTGATCATGCGCGATGGGCACACGATTGTGTTCGTCGAAGTTCGCTACCGACGAAGCCAGAGTTTCGGACACGCTGCCGAAACCGTTACCCGTAGTAAAATCAATAAGTTGATCAAAGCAGCTAACCTGTGGCTGCTCAAACAGGGATTGTCGGTCTATTCATCAGATTTTCGCTTCGATTTAGTGGCAATTCACCAACACGGCGACCAAGTCGAGTGGATAAAAAACGCAATTACTCAAGGATAA
- a CDS encoding penicillin-binding protein activator, protein MANTNHKRRIVTRLLTPVALAVTLAACSSAPKAPQSVDITLDPNQPMQTYLMRADSSQGALQNDWLIMALKASVEAGDATQAQLLIKRLARQSLNEMQQAEWQLAQAELLVAQEQYTQALETLNFQPSWQLVDAQWLSYHQLRADLFNQQNDLINAARETSLASRYQDQAAQALSSEVIWSNLSPYSASALQQYQAQETNRRFYAWLELAALSKGLANNLPQLKTSIEQWLAENPTHPAAVDTPQALLDILALEITKPVNTALLLPLSGKFAKQAQLIRDGFILEMMNDQARDTEATLTVIDTNTISIEELEATLVEKQIDSIVGPLLKENIEKLQAAQASFTQSLPTLALNIPEEIQAGNNTCYLALSPEQEVAQAAKHLAKQGYQYPLILAPQGRLGSRVVEAFEQEWQKYSDNQVAVNLFGDKRQLQRDINKVFGLQSSQQNIAQMEALLDIPLESQPRSRRDIDAVYIVAKSSELTLIKPFIEVAINPDTLPPKLYSNSRSNSGRQQYEDLSGVMYSDIPLLIQPNDALQAQMDTLWPKDSNAEKRLQALGMDAYRLMEHLPQMKVVNGYTVDGNTGVLSIDQNCIVQRELSWAEHSAQ, encoded by the coding sequence ATGGCTAACACTAACCACAAGCGTCGCATTGTAACACGCTTACTGACTCCTGTAGCACTTGCTGTCACTCTGGCGGCCTGTTCTTCTGCACCTAAGGCGCCACAAAGTGTCGATATCACCTTAGATCCTAACCAGCCGATGCAAACTTACTTGATGCGCGCTGACAGCAGCCAAGGAGCCTTACAAAACGACTGGCTGATCATGGCGCTCAAAGCATCTGTTGAAGCGGGTGATGCCACTCAAGCGCAATTGCTCATCAAACGCCTGGCGCGCCAATCCTTGAATGAGATGCAACAGGCCGAATGGCAACTGGCGCAAGCTGAGCTGTTGGTCGCGCAAGAGCAATACACACAAGCATTAGAAACCCTCAACTTTCAGCCAAGTTGGCAGCTGGTCGATGCGCAATGGTTAAGCTACCATCAACTGCGCGCCGACTTATTTAACCAGCAAAACGACCTAATAAATGCCGCGCGCGAAACCTCACTTGCCAGTCGCTATCAAGATCAGGCAGCGCAAGCATTGTCCTCTGAAGTTATTTGGAGCAACCTGAGCCCATACTCAGCAAGCGCTTTACAACAATATCAAGCGCAAGAGACCAATCGTCGCTTTTACGCTTGGCTCGAGCTTGCAGCGCTTAGCAAAGGCTTAGCGAACAATCTTCCACAGCTAAAAACATCCATCGAGCAATGGTTAGCGGAAAACCCAACTCACCCAGCCGCCGTCGACACTCCGCAAGCGCTACTCGACATTCTCGCTTTGGAGATCACTAAGCCGGTCAATACCGCGCTGCTACTACCATTGAGTGGCAAGTTTGCCAAGCAAGCCCAGTTGATCCGTGATGGCTTCATTCTAGAAATGATGAATGACCAAGCCAGAGATACAGAAGCAACCTTAACGGTGATCGACACCAACACCATTTCGATTGAAGAACTTGAAGCGACACTCGTCGAGAAGCAGATTGACTCGATTGTCGGGCCGCTGCTCAAAGAGAACATTGAAAAACTTCAAGCAGCCCAAGCCAGCTTTACTCAATCTCTCCCAACGCTAGCGCTGAATATTCCCGAAGAGATTCAGGCCGGAAACAACACCTGCTATCTAGCTTTATCTCCGGAGCAAGAGGTCGCACAAGCGGCGAAGCATTTGGCCAAGCAAGGTTATCAGTACCCACTCATTTTGGCGCCACAAGGCCGACTCGGCAGTCGCGTGGTCGAGGCGTTTGAACAAGAGTGGCAGAAATACAGCGACAACCAAGTTGCCGTCAACTTATTTGGTGACAAGCGTCAGTTACAAAGAGACATCAATAAAGTGTTTGGCCTGCAGAGTAGCCAACAAAACATCGCGCAAATGGAAGCGCTACTTGATATCCCGCTCGAGAGCCAGCCGCGCAGCCGCCGTGATATCGATGCGGTTTATATCGTGGCCAAAAGCTCAGAGCTAACACTGATCAAGCCATTTATTGAAGTGGCCATCAACCCTGATACTTTGCCACCTAAGCTGTACTCAAACTCGCGCAGTAACAGCGGTCGTCAGCAGTATGAGGATCTTTCTGGGGTGATGTACAGCGATATTCCATTGCTGATCCAGCCGAACGACGCGCTACAAGCACAAATGGACACATTGTGGCCGAAAGACTCCAACGCTGAAAAGCGTCTACAAGCTCTAGGTATGGATGCTTACCGTTTGATGGAGCACCTGCCACAGATGAAAGTCGTCAATGGTTATACCGTCGACGGCAACACCGGTGTGCTGAGTATTGATCAAAACTGTATCGTGCAACGAGAACTCAGTTGGGCTGAGCATAGTGCCCAATAA
- the rsmI gene encoding 16S rRNA (cytidine(1402)-2'-O)-methyltransferase, which produces MTDNKTLPNEVPTLYIVPTPIGNLGDITQRAIEVLNSVDLIAAEDTRHTGKLLSHFNIQTKTFALHDHNEQQKAQVLVDKLLAGHSIALVSDAGTPLISDPGYHLVTQCRQAGVKVVPLPGACAVITALSASGLPSDRFSFEGFLPAKSKGRKDKFLEIAKAERTCVFYESPHRILDSLADMLEILGPEREVVLARELTKTFETIQGMPLGELIEWVKADENQQRGEMALLIHGYRTTAEDTLPDEATRTLAILTKELPLKKAAAMAAEIYNLKKNALYKWGLENL; this is translated from the coding sequence ATGACAGATAATAAAACCTTACCAAATGAGGTTCCGACTCTATATATCGTTCCGACTCCCATTGGTAACTTAGGCGATATCACTCAGCGAGCAATAGAGGTACTGAACAGCGTCGATCTTATCGCTGCAGAAGATACCCGTCACACCGGTAAATTGTTGTCACACTTCAATATCCAAACCAAAACTTTCGCTCTACATGATCATAATGAACAGCAGAAAGCGCAAGTGTTAGTCGATAAATTGTTGGCCGGGCACTCAATTGCACTGGTTTCTGATGCGGGCACCCCATTAATCAGCGATCCAGGATACCATCTTGTAACCCAATGTCGTCAGGCTGGGGTTAAAGTTGTCCCTTTACCTGGGGCTTGTGCGGTGATCACGGCCTTAAGTGCATCAGGTCTTCCGTCTGATCGATTCAGCTTTGAAGGTTTTTTACCGGCGAAGAGTAAGGGGCGTAAAGATAAGTTTCTGGAAATCGCTAAAGCAGAACGTACCTGTGTTTTCTATGAGTCGCCACACCGTATTCTTGATTCACTAGCCGATATGCTTGAAATTCTGGGCCCTGAACGTGAGGTGGTACTGGCACGTGAGCTGACCAAGACTTTCGAAACGATTCAAGGTATGCCGCTAGGCGAGCTGATTGAATGGGTGAAAGCGGACGAGAACCAACAGCGTGGTGAAATGGCGCTGTTGATTCACGGCTACCGTACAACGGCAGAAGACACCTTACCAGACGAAGCGACTCGCACTCTCGCTATCCTGACTAAAGAGTTACCGCTGAAGAAAGCGGCGGCGATGGCGGCGGAGATCTACAACCTGAAAAAGAACGCCCTCTATAAGTGGGGGTTAGAGAATCTTTAA
- the rsmH gene encoding 16S rRNA (cytosine(1402)-N(4))-methyltransferase RsmH translates to MTEAFKHISVLLNESIDGLAIKPDGIYIDGTFGRGGHSRTILSKLGEHGRLYSIDRDPQAIAEAAKMDDPRFTIIHGPFSGMAEYAAEYELVGKVDGVLLDLGVSSPQLDDAERGFSFMKDGPLDMRMDPTSGIPVSQWLMEADLDDITWVIREFGEDKHARRIAKAIVAYRDNEENEPLTRTSQLAKLISDAAPKSFKEKKHPATRAFQAFRIYINSELEEIDTALKGAASILAPQGRLSVISFHSLEDRMVKRFIRKESKGPEVPHGIPMTEAQIRALGSANLKPVGKAIKPSKQEVEENARSRSSVLRIAEKL, encoded by the coding sequence ATGACCGAAGCATTTAAACACATATCCGTACTTCTAAATGAATCCATCGATGGTTTAGCCATTAAGCCAGACGGTATCTATATTGACGGTACATTCGGTCGTGGCGGTCATAGCCGTACTATTTTGTCGAAACTCGGGGAGCACGGTCGCCTTTACAGTATCGATCGCGACCCTCAGGCCATCGCTGAAGCAGCAAAAATGGATGATCCTCGCTTTACCATCATCCACGGCCCTTTCTCCGGTATGGCAGAGTATGCCGCTGAGTACGAGCTTGTGGGCAAAGTGGATGGCGTTCTGCTTGATCTCGGTGTTTCGTCGCCGCAACTTGACGATGCCGAGCGTGGTTTCAGCTTTATGAAAGATGGTCCGCTTGATATGCGAATGGACCCGACCTCTGGGATTCCTGTTTCACAGTGGCTGATGGAAGCGGACTTAGACGATATTACCTGGGTGATTCGCGAGTTTGGTGAAGACAAACATGCGCGACGTATTGCCAAAGCCATCGTCGCCTACCGTGACAACGAAGAGAATGAACCACTGACGCGCACCAGCCAGTTAGCTAAGCTGATTTCTGATGCGGCGCCAAAAAGCTTCAAAGAGAAAAAACACCCGGCGACGCGCGCATTTCAAGCTTTTCGTATCTACATCAACAGTGAACTGGAAGAAATTGATACTGCACTAAAAGGTGCGGCAAGCATTTTGGCGCCTCAGGGACGTTTATCTGTGATTAGCTTCCATTCTCTGGAAGACCGTATGGTCAAACGCTTTATTCGCAAAGAGAGCAAAGGGCCAGAAGTACCGCATGGGATTCCAATGACCGAAGCACAAATTCGTGCACTCGGCAGCGCCAACTTAAAACCTGTGGGTAAAGCGATTAAACCCTCAAAGCAAGAAGTTGAGGAGAATGCTCGCTCACGCAGCTCAGTTCTGCGTATTGCTGAGAAGCTGTAA
- the ftsL gene encoding cell division protein FtsL codes for MSTAKPNLAKLIALDLLGAGRVPLIMLVLIFASAMGVVFTTHHTRQAVTEKDQALVERERLDNEWRNLLLEETALAEHSRVQDIAKGELEMKRPDSDKEVIVNLP; via the coding sequence ATGAGCACCGCCAAGCCTAATCTTGCCAAACTGATCGCGCTGGACCTGCTGGGGGCTGGTCGCGTCCCGTTGATCATGCTGGTGCTGATTTTTGCCAGTGCGATGGGGGTGGTTTTTACCACTCACCATACCCGACAAGCGGTCACGGAAAAGGACCAAGCTTTGGTTGAGCGAGAGAGGCTAGACAACGAATGGCGAAATCTACTGCTCGAAGAGACCGCACTCGCTGAGCACAGTCGAGTTCAAGATATTGCTAAGGGCGAACTGGAAATGAAACGCCCTGATTCCGACAAAGAAGTCATTGTTAATCTGCCATGA
- a CDS encoding penicillin-binding transpeptidase domain-containing protein encodes MSKKVTAAEAKTHPERPTLIRWRFYLLLVFVFGAFAALAGRIAYIQIIEPDNLIKQGDMRSIRAKTLHSARGIISDRNGEPLAVSVPVEAVWADPATIFKKGGLQEINRWYALADVLGLERQELIDKINRNKSRRFIYLQRQVSPAMANYIRELKLSGVGLKAESKRYYPAGEVSAHLVGVTGIDGHGLEGVERSYDKWLTGEAGKRIIRKDRYGRVVENISLEEREEGKPLELTIDQRVQAIAYRAIKQAVADYRATSGSAVVLDVKTGAVLAMVNAPSYNPNNRSDLQSAKMRNRVITDAFEPGSTVKPFVVLAALENGVADDNTVIDTGNGIMQIGGSRVRDTSKVGKADLTTILKKSSNIGVAKLALDMPLEALLGMYSSVGFGELSGLNLVGETQGIFPNRRRWSKFEIATLAFGYGLTITPLQLAHAYATLGNLGEYQPIHIIENNQLDLSKQVIDRDNARKVLAMLETVTQPGGTATKAAVPGYRVAAKTGTSRKAIAGGYGDEYFAYTAGVAPASNPRVALVVVVNEPQGDNYYGGSVAGPVFAEILKGTLQILNVAPDENRFKQD; translated from the coding sequence ATGAGCAAGAAAGTCACCGCCGCTGAAGCGAAAACACACCCTGAGCGCCCTACGTTAATCCGTTGGCGTTTTTACTTATTGTTAGTCTTTGTGTTTGGTGCTTTTGCCGCACTGGCAGGGCGAATTGCTTACATCCAAATTATTGAGCCTGACAACCTGATCAAACAAGGTGATATGCGCTCGATCCGTGCCAAAACCTTACATTCTGCTCGAGGTATTATCTCTGACCGTAACGGCGAGCCGTTAGCGGTGAGCGTACCGGTCGAAGCGGTTTGGGCTGATCCGGCGACCATTTTCAAAAAGGGTGGGTTGCAAGAGATTAACCGTTGGTATGCGCTCGCCGATGTTCTTGGGCTCGAACGTCAAGAGCTTATCGATAAAATCAATCGCAATAAGAGTCGTCGTTTTATCTATTTGCAACGGCAGGTAAGCCCAGCGATGGCCAACTATATTCGCGAGTTAAAACTGTCCGGAGTCGGCCTCAAAGCGGAGTCAAAACGTTACTATCCTGCTGGTGAAGTGAGTGCTCATTTGGTCGGGGTGACCGGGATTGATGGTCATGGTCTGGAAGGCGTCGAGCGTAGCTATGACAAATGGCTGACGGGGGAAGCAGGCAAGCGCATCATTCGTAAAGACCGTTATGGGCGTGTGGTGGAAAACATTTCACTGGAAGAGCGTGAAGAGGGTAAACCGCTAGAATTGACCATAGACCAACGCGTTCAGGCGATTGCTTATCGTGCGATTAAGCAAGCGGTGGCGGACTATCGAGCTACATCAGGGTCGGCAGTCGTGCTCGACGTCAAAACCGGGGCAGTGCTCGCCATGGTGAATGCGCCCTCTTATAACCCGAATAATCGCTCCGATCTTCAATCTGCGAAAATGCGTAACCGGGTCATCACGGACGCGTTTGAGCCGGGCTCAACAGTGAAGCCTTTTGTGGTGCTGGCCGCGCTTGAAAATGGCGTCGCGGATGACAACACAGTGATAGACACGGGCAACGGTATTATGCAGATCGGTGGCAGCCGCGTGCGTGATACCTCGAAAGTCGGCAAGGCCGATTTAACCACCATATTGAAAAAATCCAGTAACATCGGTGTGGCTAAACTGGCCCTCGACATGCCGCTTGAGGCGCTGTTGGGTATGTACAGTTCGGTCGGCTTTGGTGAGCTTTCAGGGCTGAACTTAGTGGGGGAAACTCAAGGTATTTTTCCCAATCGGCGCCGTTGGTCGAAATTTGAAATCGCAACTCTTGCTTTCGGTTACGGCCTTACCATCACCCCACTGCAACTTGCTCATGCCTACGCAACCTTAGGCAACTTAGGTGAGTACCAACCGATACATATTATCGAAAACAATCAGCTTGACCTTTCAAAGCAGGTCATTGACCGCGACAACGCCCGTAAAGTATTGGCGATGCTCGAAACCGTGACTCAGCCAGGTGGTACCGCAACCAAAGCCGCCGTGCCGGGGTATCGAGTCGCTGCCAAAACCGGAACCTCACGCAAAGCGATTGCGGGGGGATATGGCGATGAGTATTTTGCTTATACGGCCGGCGTTGCTCCCGCCAGCAATCCTCGGGTGGCGCTGGTGGTGGTGGTCAATGAACCTCAAGGTGACAACTATTATGGCGGCTCTGTGGCTGGCCCTGTGTTTGCAGAAATCCTTAAAGGGACGTTGCAGATCCTCAATGTCGCGCCCGATGAAAACCGTTTTAAACAAGATTAA